Genomic DNA from Phaeobacter porticola:
ACTTCGTATTGCCTAAGTGATCGGTCCGGGTTCGTTGGTGGACCGTTCGACAGCGTTCAGGCTTTTGAGAAGCTGGCGGCCATGGTCGGGCACTGGGAGCTTCGAGGCTTTGGCCGACTTATATTCACTGATCGTAGCACCGGTCGAGCGTTGGGGCATGTTGGTGCTTTGCACCTCAACGAAGGCGAAGTTCCCGAGTTTACTTGGACCATCTGGTCAAGTGATGACGAGAGGAAAGGCTACGCCACCGAAGCTTGCAGGGCCTATCTGGATCATGCGCGCAACGGGCTGGGTTTGTCCGCCATGATCGCCCGCATAGTGCAGGATAATCTCCCGTCGCGGAGATTGGCGGAGCGTATCGGAGGTATTCAGAACATGAATGCCTTGCCACCGAAGTGGCTCGCGAATTCAGTCACCTATGATTTTGCGATGCAAACCAGAGAGTCCTCAGCGTCCTAAATTCTACGAGCGGCAGCTTCGTCCCGCATCACGTCCGTTCGATGATGGTTGGTGGCTGCACTTGCGGCGAAGGTCTGCTCCATCCGTTGCTCGTGCAGCATGGGACCGCCGTCCGGCTGGCAGATTTCACGACTTTGCAAAGGTCTCTATCTGCGCATCTCTAACCTTCGAGCGGGGTGCAGCATCGACCTGGCCAGCTGAGCTAGCCTGAAGGTCCGCTCTCGGGAAGTCTGGCGGGATCCTTCGCGTCTGCAGCGAGGGCGTCGCAGGCCTCATGCGAATGTCCGAATTGGGCTGCCAGCAGCCGCTAGCGCCATTTGGGACTGAGCTGCCGACGCTCATCGCGAGCCCGACCAAAGAAGTATAGCGATGCCCATTTTGAAACCCGTCCGGGAG
This window encodes:
- a CDS encoding GNAT family N-acetyltransferase — its product is MQPVHLQTERLTFRMPNASDLIPYTSYCLSDRSGFVGGPFDSVQAFEKLAAMVGHWELRGFGRLIFTDRSTGRALGHVGALHLNEGEVPEFTWTIWSSDDERKGYATEACRAYLDHARNGLGLSAMIARIVQDNLPSRRLAERIGGIQNMNALPPKWLANSVTYDFAMQTRESSAS